The genome window GTACGCCAATACTGTGGTCACGGTATTGGCCAAGAAATGCATGAGGAGCCTCGGGTTTTACATTACGGAAAACCGAATAGCGGAATTGTTTTGCAAGAAGGCATGACTTTTACAATTGAGCCAATGATAAACCAAGGCGAAGCAAAAATTAAAAAAAAGCGTGATGGTTGGACAATTGTTACTCGTGATAAAAAGCTCTCCGCACAATGGGAGCACACTATTGCGGTTACAGCCGATGGCTATGAAGTTCTGACTCTGCGAGATGAAGAGCGCGTTTAACAAAAACTTTAAGCCGAACGGCAGCTCATTAAATTCCAGCCAACATTGAGCGCAAAGCTGTAAATATCGCTTTTTGGTCGGCAGCAGTGATTCGGGAGTGTATGGAAACTGTCCACTCCAGAACGTCGGCTTTCAGAAGAGCCCTGTGACCGCAAAGGCAGAACAGGCTACATGTTCTTTCCGGTTTGTACAGCCGTTCCGCCCTGTCACCGGACCTTCGACAGATTAAAAATGGCGGCTGGCGACACAACTGCTTGTTGTACCCCTGCTTGGTGTGCCTACAGCACGGATACAGCAAGGTTAGCACCGTCGATAATTTCGATGCCGCCATTTCGCATACGACAGGTGAAGAGATGCTTATCAGAAGGCTCAACAGATCGAGAAAAGAACCTGTGCAGCTCACTTGGCTCTTCCATCTCAATGTGAATGGCAACGGAATTGATATTGTTCTTCGCAGCCAGTCGTTCCAAGCTGTTTTCAAGCTCGCTTTCCTCGTTACGCTTGCTTATGTCTTGTGCTTCGGTGCTGAAATACCTGATCAGTGCTTTCTCTATGATGCGACCCTCTTCATCTACCTTTACTTCATCAACCATTGAGTTGGCAACGCAGAAGTTGATTGGAGCGCTTCGATTCATTCCTATTGACGATACCTTGAACAGATTAAAAAAAACAAAAAAGTCATGTTCGTCATTGGACACCCTGTACAGCATGTCAGACAGGCCACTATGGGCCCCATTTATTGGGCGCTCCGATGGACTCCTGGTGTAGCCGACGTAATGAATTTCAGTATTTATTCCAAGCTCGATACCACTGTCTTGTAAAAAATCGTGAATCGACAAGGACACTTTATGGTCCGGTGTGTAGTGAAACGTTATGAAGCGATCAGAAATTTCAACGGGCGGTTTGATCGGTTGTCGTGTCTGGGAATCAAGTATTTTCGTGGTGACCTTTCTCCGAATTCTTTCGCGGCCTATCTCAACGTAAAAAAACAGATCGTTGCCGAAAAATGAATACTTTGGCTTTTTTCCCACGCAAAACCTGAGCTTCTTTCTTGCGGCAAGGAAGTATATGAAGCGCTTGTCCAGTTGACTCTCAACTATGGCCTGTAGCTGCTTTAAGTAATCCGCGATTTGTTGCTTCATATTGAAGCCCTCTGGTGGATGGGGAAGCAGGTCGTACCAGAAACAAGTGGAGTTATTTAGCTCCACGTACCAATCCTTGTCGGACCCCGTGTAGCTTGGTTCCCGCTGCAAAAAGTCGAACATGCCTCGCGCCACGGTATTATTCTCCATAGTTATAATGGAAAGTCGGCTGCCTGGTTGACGCAAAATATTGCGTCAACCAGGCAGTTTAAAACCTCACAAAAATGACAAAACACCTTCATCTTCACAGCACTTACAAGATAAAACACATCCTATAATAAATAACAAAACGCATCAATAACCCTACTGGAATCAAGACAAAAACATCAAATGATACATACTCATCTACAATGCATATACAATGCATACAAAAACACTCACGATCTTTGGAAGAGGAAGTGAGACAAGTCTGGCGAGACCGTCTGCCCCCATGGATGGGCGCAGAGAGCCTCCATGGAAGGATTTACGTCGTGTCTCGACAGGCTTGCCTCACTTCCGACCGCTTCGGTCTGCCAATCAATCACTCGCGCTGACCCTGTATTTTTTAGGATGCGTACACAGAGCAACCCTGGAACATCTCCAACAGTATCCAGGTAACGTCCCTGTCGCTGGATTCCGGCAATCCCTGCTGGAATGACGTAGCTTGCTTTACGTCAGAACGCCATAGCGACCGCCGACAATCTCATGCGTCCGTTGTTTGGATACCTTCAAATCTGCAATCCTACCCTACCCAGCCAACAATGTAACCTGTCAGAATTAACAAGTTTTGATCCTTTTTTCATCTATCCGCCCGGCAAACACGGCGGCGCTTTCCCATCCCGCCCGTGCCAATCTTATGCTAGAATCATGGGATTGAACCCCGCAGAACCCGCATTCGCGCCCGAATAAAACGGCGCTGTTGGCGCAATACTATCGCCCGATGGGCAGCTACTATCTAATATCATGAATGACCACAAACAGACCCATCTCAAACAGCTAGAGGCTGAGAGCATACATATTATCCGGGAGGTCGCGGCAGAATTTGAAAGACCGGTGATGCTGTACTCCATCGGCAAGGACTCCGCCGTCATGCTGCATCTGGCAATGAAGGCCTTTTATCCCGGCAAACCGCCTTTCCCGCTGATGCATGTCGATACCAACTGGAAATTCAGGGACATGATCGCGTTCCGCGATCAGCGTGCGCGCGAACTGGGGCTGAACCTGATTATTCATGTCAACGCGGAAGGCATCCGCCAGCAGATCAATCCGTTCATACATGGCAGCAAGAAACATACGGATATCATGAAAACCGAGGGTCTGAAACAGGCGCTCGACAAATACCGCTTCGACGCAGCCTTCGGCGGCGCGCGCCGCGATGAGGAAAAATCGCGCGCAAAGGAGCGCGTCTATTCATTCCGCGACCACAATCATCGATGGGACCCGAAAAACCAGCGCCCCGAACTGTGGCAGCTCTACAACGGCAAGATCAACAAGGGCGAAAGCATCCGCGTGTTCCCGCTGTCCAACTGGACCGAGCTCGATATCTGGCAATACATCTACCTGGAAAACATACCGATCGTTCCGCTGTATTACGCCAAGCCGCGTCCGGTCGTCGACCGCGACGGTATGCTGATTATGGTCGACGACGAGCGCATGCCGCTGTTGCCAGGGGAAGTGCCGCAACTGCGCAAGGTGCGTTTCCGCACCCTGGGCTGCTACCCGCTGACCGGCGCGGTCGAGTCGGAAGCATCGACGCTGCCCGAAATTATCCAGGAAATGCTGCTGACCAAAACCTCCGAACGCCAGGGCCGCCTGATCGATCACGACTCAGCCGGTTCCATGGAAGAAAAGAAAAAGGAAGGATATTTTTAAGCCATGTCACACCAATCCGATTTAATCAGCGCCGATATTCTGGGCTACCTGGCGCAGCACGAAAACAAGGAAATGCTGCGCTTCCTGACCTGCGGCAATGTCGACGACGGCAAAAGCACCCTGATCGGGCGCTTGCTGCACGATTCCAAAATGATTTACGAAGACCAGCTCGCGGCAATACAGAAAGACAGCCTGAAATCCGGCACCACCGGCGACGAGGTCGATCTGGCGCTGCTGGTCGACGGCCTGCAGGCCGAGCGCGAACAAGGCATCACCATTGATGTCGCCTACCGCTACTTTTCCACCGCGCAACGCAAATTCATCATCGCCGACACCCCCGGCCACGAGCAGTACACGCGCAACATGGCGACCGGCGCGTCGACCTGCGACCTTGCCATCATACTGGTCGACGCGCGCTACGGCGTGCAGACGCAAACGCGCCGCCACAGTTTCATTGTATCGCTGCTCGGCATCCGCCATGTCGTGGTAGCGATCAACAAGATGGATCTGGTGAAGTTCAAGGAATCGGTTTTCGAGCAGATCAAGCAGGACTACAGCGAGTTTGCGCAACGGTTGTCGATAACGGACATTCATTTTATCCCGCTGTCGGCGCTGAAGGGCGACAATGTCGTCAACAAGAGCGAACACACGCCCTGGTATCGGGGACCGTCGTTGATGGAACTGCTGAACACGATAGAAATCAGCGCGGACCGCAATATCGCAGACGTGCGCTTCCCTGTGCAGTGGGTCAACCGTCCCAACCTCGATTTTCGCGGCTACAGCGGTACGCTGGCTGCCGGCATCATCAAAAAAAGCGCTGTGGTCATGGCCCTGCCTTCGCGCAAGGCCAGCCAGGTCAAATCGATCGTGACTTTCGACGGCGAGCAGCAGGAAGCGTTTCCGGGGCAGGCGATCACCGTCACGCTCACCGACGAAATCGACATCAGCCGCGGCGATATGCTGGTCAGTCCGGAACATGCGCCGGCGCTCGACTCGCGCTTCAACGCCGACGTGGTGTGGATGGCCGAAAATCCGCTGGTTCCCGGCAAACAATATTACATCAAACAAGCAACGCGCACGGTCACCGGCTCGGTCTCCCGCATCGGCTATCGCATTGATGTCAATACCCTGGAAAAATCGCCGGCCTCCCAGCTCAAGCTCAATGAAATAGGACTTTGCGAGTTTGCATTGAGCGCGCCGCTCGCGTTCGATCCCTACAGCCAATGCAAGGGAACCGGCTCCTTTATCGTCATCGACCGCCTCAGCAACGTGACGGTAGGCGCAGGCATGATAGTGAGTCTGGCGGAGCGCAATGAAATGCTGCGTCCGGTCAGCCGCGCGGACCGCATCGCCCGTTTCGGGCAAAAGCCGGTCAATTTCTGGATACAGGGGGAACAGGCGGCGCTGGTCGCGCTTCAGCTTGAACGCAGGCTGTTCGATCGCGGACATGCCTGCATCGCGATCACGGAGCAGGCGTCACCGGATTTGACCGCGCAATTGAACAAGGCCGGTCTGGTTTGTATTTGCGTGGGCGGCGCGCAAACGCCGGCTGAAAGTGAATTCGACCGGATTATAATAACCGATGCACTCGATTTCGATGCGATTATTCAGACGATAGATCCCCGCGTCAACTTTTCCGAAGAACAGCCCGATTTCGATATCTGATCCCCGCGCATGCATTTTCGCGCGGCGTGTTCAATGCCGTTGCAATGGGGCTTTTTGGCGGATGCGCTACGCTTATCACCCTGCGGCTACGGACGTTAATCGCCGATGGATGGGTTGATAAGCATAAGCGCGTTCGCCATCAATGCCGGACCCCATCACGTTCCTCTCTGCCATGCTGCGAGGTTAGAAAAACATTGAGCCGCCGACATGCTCACTCCACAACCTTTGCCGCATCCCTGAGTTTTTTCAGGTACTCGTTACGTTGTTTCTGCATCAGCGCGAGCCGTATCTGTTCCTTGCTTACTTCCAGACTCGGCGCCTTGAACGCCCGCTTGTCGTCGACCTTGATGATACTCCAGCCCACCGACGTCTGTATCGGCACCGCCGAGTATCCGCCCTTGGGGAGATTGGCTATGACATAGGAAATTACCGGCGCGACCTGCGTCGGCAGCAGCCAGTCCAGGCTGCCGCCGTTCCTGGCGCTGGCATCTATGGACTTGCTTTTCGCCAGATCGGCAAAAGCCTCGCCCTTACGGAGACGCGCCAGCACATCCGCGGCTTCCGCCTCGTTCGGCAGCGTAATCAGGCTCAGCTTGTATTGCTGCTGGTTGACCAGTTCCGCCATCTGCTTGTCGTAAGCAGCTTTGACATCAGCGTCCGAAAGCGGATGTTTGTCCTGATAGTCGTTAATAAGCAGCCCGGCCAGAAAGTTCTGATGAATCTGCGCCAACTGCGCCTGCGCCTCGGGCGTATCATATAAACGCAGCCGGTCCGCTTCCTGGCTCATCACTTCGCGATTAATGAGATCCTCCCTGATTGCCTGGCGAAGTTCCGGCGTGTCTTTCTGCCCCTGCGCAGCCCTGGCCTTGAGACCCTGCTTCAACCAGAGTTCCGGAATGGCTTTGCCATTGACGCTTGCCACGGTATCAGCCGGTAATTTTTCCTGTGCCTGCATCAAGGGACTAAAGGCAATAATGCCGATAGCAAGCAAAATGCTCAAGCTGCGGGGTTGTTTCATCACGATAAGACCAATCAGTTCGGATTTAATAGCGGGACAGTATACGAACGTAAAGACTGTGCGGTCAAAGTAACCGAACCCGCTTTTAAACGCCATAGCGCCGGCGGTGTTTCGCAATATCATCCACTTCCTGCTCGCGGTGCTCCGCTTGAAGATAAGCGACGATATCGGACAGCGTAACAATGGAAAACACCTGGAGCGCGTAGCGCTCCCTGACTTCGTCTATTGCCGAAACCGCGCCCTGACCGCGCTCCTGGCGATCCAGCGCGATCAATACGCCACAGGGGTTTGCACCGGCTTCGCGAATAATCACGACCGATTCGCGCACCGAAGTTCCAGCGGTGATTACATCGTCAACAATCAGCACATCCCCGTTCAGCGGCGCGCCGACCAGGACGCCGCCTTCGCCATGATCCTTGGCTTCCTTGCGGTTAAACGCAAACGGGATCTCCTTTCCGGTCAGTTTCGCCAACGCTATCGCGGTGGCGCTTACCAGGGGGATGCCTTTATAAGCCGGTCCATACAGTATATCCGCGCCGATGTTCTGCGCAACGCAAGCCTGGGCGTAAAACTCGCCCAGCCGACCCAGCCGCGCGCCGCTGTCGAACATGCCGGTATTGAAAAAATAAGGGCTGGAGCGCCCGGACTTTAAGGTAAACGCTCCGAACTTGAGTACGCCGCAGCCGATGGCGTATTCGATGAAGTCTTGTTGGTAGGGCAGCATATTCCGGCTCTTCCTTATGGCACTGCAACGCGGCGCAACAGTTCCTGAATGACGCGATCGGTGGTAACGCCTTCCGCTTCCGCCTCGTAGGCCAGCACCAGACGGTGGCGCAGGATTTCGGGAGCCATGGTCTGTATATCCTCCGGCAACACGAAGTCGCGCCCATGCAGCCAGGCGCGCGCGCGTGCGCAACGATCCAGCGCGATGGTCGCACGCGGACTGGCGCCGTACTGCAGCCAGCGCCCGATATCCTCGCCGTAAACCTCCGGCTTGCGCGTCGCCAGCACCAGTTGCAACAGATATTCTTCCAATGGCTGGGCCATATAAAGGTTCAGTACTTCGCGCCGGGCTTCGAATACCACGGACTGGCTGACCGGCGTAAACGTAAATGGAACTTTGGCCTGTCTGGCGCCCAATGACTCGGCGCGCACCAGCCGGAGTATTTCCCGTTCATGCTCCGCATCGGGATAGTCGATGCGCACATAAAGCAGGAACCGATCCAGTTGCGCCTCGGGCAGCGGATAAGTGCCTTCCTGCTCTATCGGATTCTGAGTGGCCATGACCAGGAACAGCTCCGGCAGCGCATACGTGGTGCGGCCCACGGTAATCTGGCGCTCGGCCATCGCTTCCAGCAACGCGGACTGTACCTTAGCGGGCGAACGGTTGATTTCATCGGCCAGCACCAAATTGTGAAACAGCGGGCCTTGCTGAAAATGGAAAGAAGCGTCCTGCGGACGATAGATTTCGGTGCCGGTCAAATCGGCGGGCAGCAGATCGGGGGTAAACTGCACGCGGTGAAAATCGCCCTGGATGGCGCGCGCCAGCGTATTGATGGCCCTCGTCTTGGCCAGTCCGGGCGCGCCCTCCACCAGCAGATGACCGTCGGCCAGCAGCGCGATGATCATGCGCTCGATCAGCAAATCCTGGCCGATAATCTGGGTGCGCACGAAGGCTTGCAAACGGCGCATTTCCTGCTGGGCGGCGCTGAGTCCGGGGTTTTGTGTCGATGGATCAGGGGGTGTCGTCATAAATTTGGCATATTTCTGGAAAAGAGGACCTCGTAGCCCATGCATCAACATTTTAAACTATCGCCAATAAGCATTAAACTGATGGTTTATTTAAATCATAACACTCCATAGCGTGAACCTGCCTCGTTTACTGCCGCCTTTGCTCTCCATCGCCGTTTTGATCGGTCTTTGGCATATCCTGTCGTTGACTCTGCAGTCTCCGGTACTGCCCGCTCCATTGCAGGTATGGAATACCCTGACTGGAGAAATCCGTTCCGGTCAGTTGCAACACCATCTGGGCGCGACCTTGTTCAGGCTGGTTATCAGTTTCGTGATCGCCATGAGTCTTGGATCGATCATCGGCATCGTGCTGGGCATGCATGAAGCGTTGAACCGCGTATTCGACGCCTGGGTGACGATCGCGCTCAACGTGCCGGCACTGGTCACCATCATTTTATGCTATGTCTGGTTCGGATTGAATGAAACCGCCGCAGTCGGCGCCGTGGTTATCAATAAACTGCCCAATGTCGTCGTCACGTTTCGCGAAGGCGGCCGCACGCTGGACCGCGATTTGATGGATATGGCCAAGGCTTACCGTTTCGGCTGGCTGAAAACCCTGCGTCATGTCATCTGGCCGCAACTGTTTCCGTTCGCGATTGCGGCTGCGCGCACCGGCATCGCGCTGATCTGGAAAATCATTTTGATTGTCGAAATCATGGGTCGCAGCGACGGCATGGGCTACCAGCTGCATTTATACTTTCAGATGTTCAACGTCTCCGGCATACTGGCCTATACCTGCGCATTTATCGTGGTCATGCAACTGACCGAATACCTGCTGCTGAAACCGCTGGATGCGCGGGCAAAGCGATGGCGCAAATGACGGCGCTGCATATCGATATCCGGCGCAAGCGCTACGCCGGGGCAAGCGCGGCAAAAAAAAGCGCTGCCGATCAAATCGGCAATTTCCGGCTCGATATAGCGGAAAACGAGTTCATCTGTATTTTCGGGCCGTCCGGATGCGGCAAAACCACACTGCTTAATATTGTCTCCGGTCTGGATCATCAGTTCGAAGGCGTGATCGCCGGTGAAAACACGGCTGCGCGTTTTTCCCATGTGTTCCAGAATCCGCGCTTGCTGCCCTGGCGCACCGTGCGCCAGAACATCGACCTTGCCGTTCCCAAAGGCACTTCCGGCGAACTGGTGGAACATTTACTCGAAGAAACGGGCATTGCCGCCGTTCAGCACCAGTATCCGGAAACGTTGTCGCTGGGCGTATGCCGCCGCGCCGCGCTGGTGCGCGCGTTTGCGTCTCGGCCCGACTTCATGTTGCTGGACGAGCCTTTCGTTTCTTTGGACGCGCCAACCGCGCGCCGCATACGCAAACTGCTGATCCGGCTATGGCTGGAAAATCCGCATGGCGCGCTGTTCGTCACCCATGATCTGACGGAAGCGGTCACGCTAGCCGACCGGCTGATTTTCGTCAGCGCCGCGCCGATGAGCATCGTTGCCGACATTCGCATCACCCTGCCGCGTGAATTCAGAAACGATAACGAACAAGTCTCGGCATTTATTGCACGGATCATGACGCAGCACCCGCAAATTCAGACCTTGATTTAAAATCAACGGTTCGGCAATAATTTCTGGGCCGGGAATATAATATCCCGAATTAGCCGCCCACCCCGATCACTCCGAGTCTGGCAAAGGGCCGTTCATGGTTCTCCAGGCTCAACACGAACGAGACGAAGTTCTAGACCGCAGCCCTTTCCAATAACAGAAAACAACAGGATATCCCGGCATGCCGATCCCGCACGAAAAAAACCAGCCGGAACAGACCGTCCGCAGAAACTTCAGCGTCGAAGCGCTTAACAACATCGTGCAAACGCTGGCTATTGTCATGGCGGGCGCGTGGGGAGTTTACACTTTTGTCTATCAAGCCAAGATCGCACCCAGCCTGGAACCGCCGACTATTTCAGTCACCAGCACTCTCGAAAAGGCAGGCCAGAAAGGGAGCCTGATAGCGCTGCGCTCAACCGTAACGCGGCACAATGTCGGCCAGACCGGCGTACGCGTCCTCGGTTTTACCTATAACATCGTCGGCATCAAAACCCGGTTCTCAGCAGGGGCCGAGGTCAATGAGAAATTCGACCAGGACCTTACCCGCTCCAGCAGTGTCAACGCGGCGCGGTATTACGATGATAGCCAGCAACACGAAGTCATACTTCGGCAAGGCAAGCTCTTCGAAGGCGCCACGACGCTGCCCAGCAGTCCGTCATCGTTGAACCCCGGAGAAAAAGTCTCGCGCGACATGATTTTTTACGCAGACAATACCCAATTCGATTCGATCCGCTTTCAGGTTAGCCTCTGGTACTCGAAGGACTCGGACCCGCCCGTTCCGCTGGCGCTCGAGATCGACGATCATGGGCAACTGTCGGCTATGCCGGATAGTGATTGTAAAACCGATCCGGACCCATGCAGCGCGCTTAACTCGACGGATTTCACGACGGAGTTTTCTCTATGGTAAGCGGCGAACGGCGAACTTGCGATGCAAATATACCTTGTTCTAATCACAATTTAGAGACAAACCATACGTTCTCGCAACTGGTGAAGACGCAATCGAACCTTACTCGGACAGAGAGAAAGCTGAGCGGCGCGTTCAGGACACCCATTATTTTACGCAAGCGTCCATTATAGCCGATCCCTTGGGAGAAACATGCTATCTCTATAGCGATCTTTTTCAGCAGCTTGACACCTCACCTCTTGAACGTGGTTTCAGCGTCAAAGGACAGACCGCCTATCACCCGCGCTTGATTGTTTCGATCCTGATCTACGCCTATAGTCGCGCTGTTTTCAGCTCCCGGCAGATCGAAAAACGCTGCCGCGAAGACCTGCCGCGCACAAAGACATCGCGCAGACAATCGTCAGCGATGGCCCAAATGAAACTGAGGATTTTGTTGCGGGTAGAGTGGCTCATATTTCCTTGACTAGTGCTGGTATTGATCCCACAAACACACGCGATGTTCGCACTTAAAGGGGTCTTGCCGGGGTGGCGTTACCGGCAAGCGCGGATGGCATCTTCATCCTCCATGACCATGACCGCTTGGCTTATCCACTTTTCCTGAAAAGCGCCCTGGCGCGGTTTTTTGCTGTTGATAAGTGTTTGATCTTTTGTCATCAAAATTACTTATATCTTTAATTACAACAAGTTAAATCATGTCAACCCACCCAAAAGACGCTGCCTTCAATTTGGACAATGTAGAAAAACTGTCGCAATAACCCGATGATAGCGGTCGCGGCAACATGTTGCACACAGAGTTATCCACAGCTTCTGTGGATTAAAAAATAATGGCGCGTCCAAAACGACCCTGTTAGCCCAATGAACCCGCTCCGTCTATTTCCATGTTTCCATACGCTCCGCGCGACAAACGATACAGACAGTGCCTGCGCAAACCGCTTTCTTCCGCGACATGAGGATGATCGAATGTACCCGACTCTTCCATACCGAGCCGTTCCATTACCGCGCGCGACTTGAGATTGCCAAGCGCGGTGAAAGAAACGATTTCCGGCAAACCGAGCAGGTCAAAACCCACGATCAAAGCAGCGCGCGCCGCTTCCGTCGCAAACCCCTGCCCCCAATGCCGAAACGCAAGACGCCATCCTATTTCGACGCAGGGCGAAAACGGCAGTTTGGAAGAGGGTACATGCAGGCCGACAAACCCGATGAATTCACCGGTACTCTTGAGTTCCGCTGCCCAGAAACCCCAGCCGCGCTGTTCTATCAGGGCCTGGCAGCGTTCGGCCATCGCGTCGCTTTCCGCCTGCGTCAAGGGCGCGGTAAAATATTTCATTACACGCCCGTCGGCGTTCAACTCAGCGAAAGGCGCGCGGTCGGAGGGTGTCCATAGTCGCAAGCGCAGACGCCCGGTTTCCGGTTCGATCAGCTCGGTCATCGGATGGGTTTACGCAGCAGTAAAATCCACCTGCCGATAAATATCCTCAATATCCAGACGGATATGCAAACCTGAAAATACCACCTGATCCTGCGGAGCGGTGAGTATCCAGCGCTCGGTTGATTCGCGCTCGTACAGTTCCACATGTTTGCGACCCTGCGCAATCAACAGATAGTAGGTCAGCGAGCCAATGCTGCGGTAATGCTCGAACTTCAAGCCACGATCGTAGGATTCGGTCGAGTCGGACAAGACTTCGACAATCAACTGCGGATTTTCGACAAACTGTTCATGCCGCCTGCCC of Candidatus Methylospira mobilis contains these proteins:
- the cysD gene encoding sulfate adenylyltransferase subunit CysD is translated as MNDHKQTHLKQLEAESIHIIREVAAEFERPVMLYSIGKDSAVMLHLAMKAFYPGKPPFPLMHVDTNWKFRDMIAFRDQRARELGLNLIIHVNAEGIRQQINPFIHGSKKHTDIMKTEGLKQALDKYRFDAAFGGARRDEEKSRAKERVYSFRDHNHRWDPKNQRPELWQLYNGKINKGESIRVFPLSNWTELDIWQYIYLENIPIVPLYYAKPRPVVDRDGMLIMVDDERMPLLPGEVPQLRKVRFRTLGCYPLTGAVESEASTLPEIIQEMLLTKTSERQGRLIDHDSAGSMEEKKKEGYF
- the cysN gene encoding sulfate adenylyltransferase subunit CysN, producing the protein MSHQSDLISADILGYLAQHENKEMLRFLTCGNVDDGKSTLIGRLLHDSKMIYEDQLAAIQKDSLKSGTTGDEVDLALLVDGLQAEREQGITIDVAYRYFSTAQRKFIIADTPGHEQYTRNMATGASTCDLAIILVDARYGVQTQTRRHSFIVSLLGIRHVVVAINKMDLVKFKESVFEQIKQDYSEFAQRLSITDIHFIPLSALKGDNVVNKSEHTPWYRGPSLMELLNTIEISADRNIADVRFPVQWVNRPNLDFRGYSGTLAAGIIKKSAVVMALPSRKASQVKSIVTFDGEQQEAFPGQAITVTLTDEIDISRGDMLVSPEHAPALDSRFNADVVWMAENPLVPGKQYYIKQATRTVTGSVSRIGYRIDVNTLEKSPASQLKLNEIGLCEFALSAPLAFDPYSQCKGTGSFIVIDRLSNVTVGAGMIVSLAERNEMLRPVSRADRIARFGQKPVNFWIQGEQAALVALQLERRLFDRGHACIAITEQASPDLTAQLNKAGLVCICVGGAQTPAESEFDRIIITDALDFDAIIQTIDPRVNFSEEQPDFDI
- a CDS encoding peptidylprolyl isomerase; protein product: MKQPRSLSILLAIGIIAFSPLMQAQEKLPADTVASVNGKAIPELWLKQGLKARAAQGQKDTPELRQAIREDLINREVMSQEADRLRLYDTPEAQAQLAQIHQNFLAGLLINDYQDKHPLSDADVKAAYDKQMAELVNQQQYKLSLITLPNEAEAADVLARLRKGEAFADLAKSKSIDASARNGGSLDWLLPTQVAPVISYVIANLPKGGYSAVPIQTSVGWSIIKVDDKRAFKAPSLEVSKEQIRLALMQKQRNEYLKKLRDAAKVVE
- the pyrE gene encoding orotate phosphoribosyltransferase, which encodes MLPYQQDFIEYAIGCGVLKFGAFTLKSGRSSPYFFNTGMFDSGARLGRLGEFYAQACVAQNIGADILYGPAYKGIPLVSATAIALAKLTGKEIPFAFNRKEAKDHGEGGVLVGAPLNGDVLIVDDVITAGTSVRESVVIIREAGANPCGVLIALDRQERGQGAVSAIDEVRERYALQVFSIVTLSDIVAYLQAEHREQEVDDIAKHRRRYGV
- a CDS encoding AAA family ATPase, translating into MTTPPDPSTQNPGLSAAQQEMRRLQAFVRTQIIGQDLLIERMIIALLADGHLLVEGAPGLAKTRAINTLARAIQGDFHRVQFTPDLLPADLTGTEIYRPQDASFHFQQGPLFHNLVLADEINRSPAKVQSALLEAMAERQITVGRTTYALPELFLVMATQNPIEQEGTYPLPEAQLDRFLLYVRIDYPDAEHEREILRLVRAESLGARQAKVPFTFTPVSQSVVFEARREVLNLYMAQPLEEYLLQLVLATRKPEVYGEDIGRWLQYGASPRATIALDRCARARAWLHGRDFVLPEDIQTMAPEILRHRLVLAYEAEAEGVTTDRVIQELLRRVAVP
- a CDS encoding ABC transporter permease; translated protein: MNLPRLLPPLLSIAVLIGLWHILSLTLQSPVLPAPLQVWNTLTGEIRSGQLQHHLGATLFRLVISFVIAMSLGSIIGIVLGMHEALNRVFDAWVTIALNVPALVTIILCYVWFGLNETAAVGAVVINKLPNVVVTFREGGRTLDRDLMDMAKAYRFGWLKTLRHVIWPQLFPFAIAAARTGIALIWKIILIVEIMGRSDGMGYQLHLYFQMFNVSGILAYTCAFIVVMQLTEYLLLKPLDARAKRWRK
- a CDS encoding ABC transporter ATP-binding protein, with protein sequence MAQMTALHIDIRRKRYAGASAAKKSAADQIGNFRLDIAENEFICIFGPSGCGKTTLLNIVSGLDHQFEGVIAGENTAARFSHVFQNPRLLPWRTVRQNIDLAVPKGTSGELVEHLLEETGIAAVQHQYPETLSLGVCRRAALVRAFASRPDFMLLDEPFVSLDAPTARRIRKLLIRLWLENPHGALFVTHDLTEAVTLADRLIFVSAAPMSIVADIRITLPREFRNDNEQVSAFIARIMTQHPQIQTLI
- a CDS encoding transposase, whose protein sequence is MGETCYLYSDLFQQLDTSPLERGFSVKGQTAYHPRLIVSILIYAYSRAVFSSRQIEKRCREDLPRTKTSRRQSSAMAQMKLRILLRVEWLIFP
- a CDS encoding GNAT family N-acetyltransferase — encoded protein: MTELIEPETGRLRLRLWTPSDRAPFAELNADGRVMKYFTAPLTQAESDAMAERCQALIEQRGWGFWAAELKSTGEFIGFVGLHVPSSKLPFSPCVEIGWRLAFRHWGQGFATEAARAALIVGFDLLGLPEIVSFTALGNLKSRAVMERLGMEESGTFDHPHVAEESGLRRHCLYRLSRGAYGNMEIDGAGSLG
- a CDS encoding Uma2 family endonuclease, coding for MSAQPDEFPSRLSHDEYFALEQSEDQRYEYHAGEVFAMAGGSESHALIAMNSGAALVNALREKPCRVYGSDMKLYLREFDLFCYPDIQVLCEQGRRHEQFVENPQLIVEVLSDSTESYDRGLKFEHYRSIGSLTYYLLIAQGRKHVELYERESTERWILTAPQDQVVFSGLHIRLDIEDIYRQVDFTAA